The proteins below come from a single Vitreimonas flagellata genomic window:
- a CDS encoding phosphatidylglycerol lysyltransferase domain-containing protein has product MADSSATNETNARWEAWRARIFEIAPHVFAAIAFLAGLFTIVAVATPALPRIRGIDGVERFVSELPEISASLAGLALMGLATGLRKRVDTAWAFTLALLTAICLYAAFRHGHVVAASCAGSAALALALTRKAFFRHSRLGELTPDSRVALAIAAAFGVALVGALLWAGGRPEFADAPWWSLLTDEHLGRPGRALALSAIAALGLVAWHFLLERPRQAPPPPAGEDFARAEALIAKAEDALPDAQLAFSGDKSFVFVDGAFMMVARGGTSLIAMGPPVGKRASWRGALGALRTQAERLSLRPVVYSAPPQLLPDLLDAGFRVEKVGENAVVDLTTFTMVGTAKQKLRSARRRFVEREGAVFEVFEPPHAPALWDELRKVSDAWLAAHGGKEKAFSLGAFDPDYLRRNPIAIARQHGEIIAFANLWLTADGQRGALDLMRFDPERGAHGLMDFLFTEILLWSQARGLRTFDLGMAPLAGLATDQYASLFARIGRLVHQYGEQFYGFQGLRMFKDKFGPRWEPRYIAAPGSWTLPIVLAEVALLTNGGRPPSPPT; this is encoded by the coding sequence ATGGCTGACTCGTCCGCGACGAATGAGACTAATGCGCGCTGGGAGGCGTGGCGCGCGCGCATCTTCGAAATTGCGCCGCACGTGTTTGCGGCGATCGCGTTCCTCGCAGGCCTGTTCACGATCGTTGCGGTGGCGACGCCGGCGTTGCCGCGCATTCGTGGCATCGATGGCGTCGAGCGCTTCGTCAGCGAACTCCCCGAAATAAGCGCGAGCCTCGCGGGTCTCGCCCTGATGGGTTTGGCGACGGGCTTGCGTAAGCGCGTGGACACCGCGTGGGCGTTTACGCTGGCGCTGCTCACGGCGATCTGTCTCTACGCAGCGTTTCGGCATGGGCATGTGGTGGCGGCGAGTTGCGCTGGCAGTGCTGCGCTCGCCTTGGCGTTAACGCGCAAGGCATTCTTCCGGCACTCGCGTTTGGGCGAACTCACGCCGGACTCGCGTGTGGCGCTGGCGATCGCGGCGGCGTTTGGCGTGGCGTTGGTGGGCGCTCTATTGTGGGCAGGCGGGCGGCCCGAATTTGCCGACGCGCCGTGGTGGTCGCTGCTAACGGATGAGCATCTTGGCCGCCCTGGCCGCGCATTGGCGCTGAGCGCGATCGCGGCGCTCGGATTGGTGGCTTGGCACTTTCTGTTGGAGCGCCCGCGTCAAGCGCCGCCGCCGCCGGCCGGAGAGGATTTCGCACGCGCCGAAGCGCTCATCGCCAAGGCGGAAGACGCGCTTCCTGATGCCCAACTCGCTTTCAGCGGGGACAAGAGTTTCGTTTTCGTCGACGGCGCTTTCATGATGGTCGCGCGCGGTGGCACGAGCTTGATCGCGATGGGCCCGCCCGTCGGCAAGCGGGCGAGCTGGCGTGGAGCGCTTGGCGCTTTGCGCACGCAAGCGGAGCGGCTCTCGCTGCGACCTGTCGTCTATTCCGCGCCGCCGCAATTGTTGCCTGACCTTCTGGATGCAGGCTTTCGTGTCGAGAAAGTGGGCGAAAACGCCGTTGTCGATCTGACGACGTTCACCATGGTGGGTACGGCCAAGCAGAAGCTCCGATCGGCGCGCCGCCGTTTTGTCGAACGCGAAGGCGCGGTGTTCGAAGTGTTCGAACCTCCGCACGCACCTGCCTTGTGGGACGAGTTGCGCAAAGTCTCCGACGCGTGGCTCGCAGCGCATGGCGGCAAGGAGAAGGCGTTTTCGCTCGGCGCGTTCGATCCGGACTATCTGCGGCGCAATCCTATCGCGATCGCGCGTCAGCACGGCGAGATCATCGCCTTCGCCAATCTCTGGCTGACGGCGGACGGCCAGCGCGGCGCGCTTGATCTGATGCGCTTCGATCCCGAACGCGGCGCCCACGGGCTCATGGATTTTCTCTTCACCGAGATATTGCTCTGGAGCCAAGCACGGGGGCTTCGCACGTTCGATCTTGGTATGGCGCCGCTCGCCGGCTTGGCGACCGATCAATACGCCTCGCTGTTCGCCCGCATTGGCCGGCTCGTGCATCAATACGGCGAGCAGTTTTACGGCTTCCAAGGCCTGCGCATGTTCAAGGACAAGTTCGGCCCGCGTTGGGAGCCGCGCTATATCGCTGCGCCTGGGTCGTGGACGTTGCCGATTGTGCTGGCGGAGGTGGCGTTGCTGACCAATGGTGGGCGCCCGCCATCGCCGCCAACCTAG
- the rplA gene encoding 50S ribosomal protein L1 — MAKTTKRMAKSHANIDSRKLHTLSEAVKLIKERASAKFDETVEISMNLGVDPKYPDQQVRGVCSLPNGTGRTARVAVFAKGPKAEEAKAAGADIVGADDLFETVNGGKIDFDRLIATPDMMALVGRLGKVLGPRGLMPNPKVGTVTMDVKKAVADAKGGAVEFRVEKAGIVHAGVGKASFSEEQILQNVKAFVDAVAKAKPTGAKGTFVKKVALSTTMGPGVRVDPAAAVAAAAN, encoded by the coding sequence ATGGCCAAGACCACAAAGCGCATGGCCAAGAGCCACGCCAATATCGATAGCCGCAAGCTGCACACGCTTTCCGAAGCCGTGAAGCTCATCAAAGAACGCGCGAGCGCGAAGTTCGACGAGACCGTCGAAATTTCGATGAACCTCGGCGTCGATCCGAAATACCCGGACCAGCAAGTCCGCGGCGTTTGCTCGTTGCCGAACGGCACGGGCCGCACTGCGCGCGTTGCTGTGTTCGCCAAGGGTCCGAAGGCTGAAGAGGCCAAGGCCGCCGGCGCCGACATCGTCGGTGCGGACGACCTGTTCGAGACCGTCAATGGCGGCAAGATCGATTTCGATCGCTTGATCGCCACGCCGGACATGATGGCCCTCGTTGGCCGTCTCGGTAAGGTGCTAGGCCCGCGCGGCCTGATGCCGAACCCGAAGGTCGGCACCGTCACCATGGACGTGAAGAAGGCCGTTGCTGACGCTAAGGGCGGCGCGGTGGAATTCCGCGTCGAGAAGGCGGGCATCGTCCACGCCGGCGTCGGCAAGGCGAGCTTCTCGGAAGAGCAAATCCTGCAGAACGTGAAAGCGTTCGTGGATGCTGTTGCGAAGGCCAAGCCGACCGGCGCGAAGGGCACGTTCGTGAAGAAGGTTGCGCTCTCGACGACAATGGGTCCCGGCGTCCGCGTCGACCCGGCCGCCGCTGTGGCTGCGGCCGCGAACTAA
- the rplJ gene encoding 50S ribosomal protein L10, whose amino-acid sequence MDRAQKAETVESLKGVFAGAGVVVVGHYTGLTVAELTVLRTRLRSEGAALKVVKNRLVKLAIADTPKASAAELFTGPTAIAYSADPITAAKVAVAYAKEKEKFVVLGGLFGDQLLDKAGVQALATLPSLDELRGKIIGLVQAPATKIAGVLAAPGGQLARVLNAYATKDAA is encoded by the coding sequence ATGGATCGTGCTCAGAAGGCCGAAACGGTGGAGTCGCTGAAAGGCGTGTTCGCCGGGGCCGGTGTGGTGGTCGTTGGCCATTACACGGGTCTGACTGTTGCGGAATTGACGGTGCTGCGCACGCGCCTTCGTTCCGAAGGCGCCGCGCTCAAAGTGGTGAAAAACCGCCTGGTGAAACTCGCCATCGCCGACACGCCCAAGGCGTCGGCGGCGGAGCTGTTCACCGGCCCCACGGCAATCGCATACTCCGCTGACCCGATCACGGCCGCCAAGGTCGCTGTCGCGTACGCGAAGGAAAAGGAAAAGTTCGTCGTTCTCGGCGGCCTTTTCGGCGACCAATTGCTCGACAAAGCAGGCGTGCAGGCTCTGGCCACGCTGCCTTCTCTCGACGAGCTGCGTGGGAAGATCATTGGCCTCGTACAGGCGCCTGCGACGAAGATCGCTGGCGTGCTCGCAGCGCCCGGCGGCCAGCTGGCGCGCGTGCTCAACGCGTACGCGACCAAAGACGCCGCATAA
- the map gene encoding type I methionyl aminopeptidase — MTIDNDNDLEALKKIGGIVARTLQSMGKALEPGMTTRELDEIGAKLLEAEGAQPAPALTYNFPGATCISVFPDIAHGIPGERVLKAGDLVNIDVSAELNGYFADTGSSFIMPPVTPRIERLTRDGKRAMWAGVNSVRAGAKLGDIGRAVQHFADKNGYTLIRNLASHGVGRGLHEEPTSIATWDDPSERRRIHEGMVFTIEPFLSLGSEWAIDGDDEWTLRADTGRPTVQFEHTLVATKRGAVVLTAA; from the coding sequence ATGACGATCGATAACGACAACGACCTTGAAGCGCTGAAAAAGATCGGCGGCATCGTCGCGCGTACGCTTCAGAGCATGGGCAAGGCGCTCGAGCCAGGCATGACCACGCGTGAGCTGGATGAGATCGGCGCTAAGCTGCTGGAAGCGGAGGGCGCGCAGCCCGCGCCGGCGCTCACCTACAATTTTCCCGGCGCGACCTGCATCTCCGTGTTCCCCGACATCGCGCATGGTATTCCGGGCGAGCGTGTGTTGAAGGCGGGCGATCTCGTCAACATTGACGTGTCGGCCGAGTTGAACGGCTATTTCGCCGACACCGGCTCAAGCTTTATCATGCCGCCCGTGACGCCGCGCATCGAGCGCCTGACGCGCGACGGCAAGCGCGCGATGTGGGCCGGCGTGAACAGCGTGCGCGCCGGCGCCAAGCTCGGCGACATCGGCCGCGCCGTGCAGCACTTCGCCGACAAGAACGGCTACACGCTCATCCGTAATCTCGCGAGCCACGGCGTCGGCCGCGGCCTGCATGAAGAGCCAACCTCGATTGCGACGTGGGACGATCCAAGTGAGCGCCGTCGTATCCACGAAGGCATGGTTTTCACCATCGAACCCTTCCTCTCGCTCGGCTCCGAATGGGCGATCGACGGTGACGACGAATGGACGCTCCGCGCCGACACCGGCCGGCCGACCGTGCAGTTCGAACACACGCTCGTCGCCACCAAGCGCGGGGCGGTGGTGCTGACAGCGGCTTGA
- the rplK gene encoding 50S ribosomal protein L11, whose protein sequence is MAKKVLGQIKLQVPAGAANPSPPIGPALGQRGLNIMEFCKGFNARTQDMNKGDPCPVVITYYQDKSFTFEIKTPPASFLIKKAAGLKPGKKPGSGSKKPGVDVVGKITMAQCKDIAKAKQKDLNAADLDQAAKMIAGTARSMGVQVVE, encoded by the coding sequence ATGGCTAAGAAGGTACTGGGGCAGATTAAGCTCCAAGTGCCGGCCGGGGCAGCGAACCCTTCGCCCCCGATCGGCCCCGCGCTCGGTCAGCGCGGTCTGAACATCATGGAATTCTGCAAGGGCTTTAACGCCCGTACGCAGGACATGAACAAGGGCGATCCGTGCCCGGTCGTCATCACGTACTACCAAGACAAGAGCTTCACCTTTGAGATCAAGACGCCGCCGGCGTCGTTCCTGATCAAGAAGGCCGCTGGTCTGAAGCCGGGCAAGAAGCCGGGTTCGGGTTCGAAGAAGCCGGGCGTCGACGTGGTCGGCAAGATCACGATGGCCCAGTGCAAAGATATCGCCAAGGCAAAGCAGAAAGATCTGAACGCCGCCGATCTCGATCAAGCCGCGAAGATGATCGCAGGCACTGCGCGCTCAATGGGCGTGCAGGTGGTGGAGTAA
- a CDS encoding toll/interleukin-1 receptor domain-containing protein, which translates to MEGYFASIAGLIAIAGAAFSYGFWRVFALGFLGAVLIAFGAHHVDQFGYPDASFPWLALITGAALIAAGAFLRKRTIGSVAFALGAFAIFWGATIDGDFVRQEWSSLPAIIPLVVAAFLARARAAPLLALLGLFWISVFGSSATSAFYEHLPSLYWQLDGVFDLALLGVWAALLLALVLFAPRMAVFRLLIYGFIALGVTGVAFELGYVLEERLGFTPALLQWLNGPEIVAALWIALSLMLARHKLFEAAVTSDAGAPDIFISYKREERPRVEAIAEALRALKFKVWFDARLTSGKAFDDEINQQVRAAKAVLVCWSPGAIASEWVRAEATIGRQRGVLCACVLEPCELTPPFNLVHAENLSSGPLTAANPAWIKLVEQLGALVGRPGLGEFVSADAAGAKAWRAAHPNDPLAR; encoded by the coding sequence ATGGAAGGATATTTCGCCAGCATCGCGGGCCTAATCGCGATCGCCGGCGCCGCATTTTCGTACGGCTTTTGGCGCGTCTTCGCGCTTGGCTTCTTGGGCGCGGTGCTGATCGCGTTCGGCGCGCATCACGTTGATCAGTTCGGATATCCTGACGCCTCCTTCCCCTGGCTCGCTCTGATCACAGGCGCCGCTCTGATCGCTGCGGGCGCCTTTCTTCGCAAGCGCACCATCGGGTCGGTTGCGTTCGCGCTCGGTGCGTTCGCGATTTTCTGGGGCGCGACGATCGACGGAGATTTCGTCCGACAAGAATGGAGTTCGCTGCCCGCAATCATTCCGCTCGTTGTGGCGGCGTTTCTCGCGCGCGCACGCGCGGCGCCGCTGCTGGCGCTCTTGGGGTTGTTTTGGATTTCCGTGTTCGGAAGCTCGGCCACCTCAGCGTTCTACGAGCATCTCCCGTCGCTTTACTGGCAATTGGACGGCGTTTTCGATCTCGCCTTGCTCGGCGTTTGGGCCGCGTTGTTGCTCGCGCTCGTTCTCTTCGCGCCGCGCATGGCCGTATTTCGACTGCTCATCTACGGCTTCATCGCGCTGGGCGTCACAGGCGTCGCCTTCGAGCTGGGATATGTGCTTGAGGAGCGCCTTGGCTTCACGCCTGCGCTCCTCCAGTGGCTCAATGGTCCTGAGATCGTCGCAGCGCTCTGGATCGCGCTTTCGCTCATGCTCGCGCGGCACAAATTGTTTGAAGCCGCGGTGACGTCGGATGCCGGTGCGCCGGACATCTTCATCTCCTACAAGCGCGAAGAACGGCCACGCGTAGAGGCGATCGCCGAAGCGCTGCGTGCGCTCAAATTCAAAGTCTGGTTCGACGCGCGCCTCACCTCCGGTAAAGCCTTCGACGATGAGATCAACCAGCAAGTGCGCGCGGCGAAGGCGGTGCTGGTGTGCTGGTCGCCCGGCGCGATCGCGTCTGAATGGGTGCGCGCGGAAGCGACCATCGGCCGCCAGCGCGGCGTCCTGTGCGCGTGTGTACTGGAGCCCTGCGAACTCACGCCGCCATTCAATCTCGTGCACGCGGAAAATTTGAGTTCGGGACCGCTGACTGCGGCGAATCCAGCCTGGATCAAGCTCGTCGAACAATTGGGCGCGCTCGTCGGCCGTCCCGGCCTAGGCGAATTCGTCAGCGCCGACGCCGCCGGCGCCAAAGCCTGGCGCGCCGCCCACCCGAACGATCCGCTCGCGCGCTAG
- a CDS encoding glutathione peroxidase — translation MSTIQDIPLKRIDGSADTLAAHKGKVLLVVNVASKCGLTPQYEGLEKLFEAKRAQGLEVLGFPANNFREQEPGTDAEIADFCSTTYNVQFPIYSKISVVGADQHPLYAALTKAQPAAIGEGPHRARLEGFKIATNPAPDVLWNFEKFVIGRNGDVVARFAPDVTADDPRLVSVLEAELAKSA, via the coding sequence ATGAGCACGATCCAAGACATCCCATTGAAGCGCATCGACGGCAGCGCCGACACGCTCGCCGCCCACAAGGGCAAAGTGCTGCTCGTGGTGAATGTCGCCTCCAAGTGCGGGCTGACGCCGCAATATGAAGGCTTGGAAAAGCTGTTTGAAGCCAAGCGCGCGCAAGGCCTCGAAGTGCTGGGCTTCCCGGCCAACAATTTCCGCGAACAAGAACCAGGCACGGACGCCGAGATCGCCGATTTCTGCTCGACCACCTACAATGTGCAATTCCCGATCTATTCGAAGATTTCCGTCGTCGGCGCCGATCAGCATCCGCTTTACGCAGCACTCACGAAAGCGCAGCCGGCCGCGATCGGCGAAGGCCCGCACCGCGCACGTCTCGAAGGCTTCAAGATCGCGACCAACCCGGCGCCGGACGTGCTCTGGAATTTCGAAAAGTTCGTGATCGGCCGTAACGGCGACGTCGTCGCCCGCTTCGCGCCGGACGTGACGGCGGATGATCCGCGCCTGGTCAGCGTGCTTGAAGCTGAGTTGGCGAAAAGCGCTTAA
- the rplL gene encoding 50S ribosomal protein L7/L12, with the protein MADLNKIVEDLSALTVLEAAELSKLLEEKWGVSAAAPVAVAAAGGGAPAAAAEEKTEFTVQLTSAGDKKIEVIKEVRAITGLGLKEAKDLVEGAPKPVKEGVNKADAEKFKAQLEKAGAKVDLK; encoded by the coding sequence ATGGCAGACCTCAACAAAATCGTCGAAGATCTCTCCGCGCTCACCGTTCTCGAAGCCGCTGAACTCTCCAAGCTTCTCGAAGAGAAGTGGGGGGTTTCGGCCGCTGCTCCGGTCGCTGTCGCCGCAGCCGGCGGTGGCGCTCCGGCCGCCGCTGCTGAAGAGAAGACCGAATTCACGGTCCAGCTCACCAGCGCCGGCGACAAGAAGATCGAAGTCATCAAGGAAGTCCGCGCGATCACGGGTCTCGGCCTGAAGGAAGCCAAGGACCTCGTCGAAGGCGCACCGAAGCCGGTGAAGGAAGGCGTGAACAAGGCTGATGCCGAAAAGTTCAAGGCCCAACTTGAAAAGGCCGGCGCGAAGGTCGATTTGAAGTAA
- a CDS encoding YciI family protein has translation MRVMVFSKANEAQPMEPTPEMVEAFAAMDGFIEALVQAGVFVAAAGLKPTAQSKRVLFDGRGGAAAIDGPFTETKEVVVGFSIWEVKDMDEALAWAKRIPAAMAGEVEIRPFMEAADLEGFVSPEEMKAPRDGERGKLGVA, from the coding sequence ATGCGCGTGATGGTGTTTTCGAAAGCGAATGAGGCGCAGCCGATGGAGCCGACGCCGGAGATGGTGGAAGCGTTCGCGGCGATGGATGGTTTCATCGAGGCGCTCGTGCAGGCCGGCGTGTTCGTGGCCGCGGCCGGTTTGAAGCCGACGGCGCAGTCCAAGCGCGTGTTGTTCGACGGGCGCGGCGGCGCAGCTGCGATCGACGGGCCGTTCACCGAGACCAAGGAGGTCGTGGTTGGCTTCTCGATCTGGGAGGTCAAGGACATGGACGAAGCTTTGGCTTGGGCCAAACGCATCCCCGCCGCGATGGCCGGGGAAGTGGAGATACGGCCGTTTATGGAGGCGGCGGATTTGGAAGGATTTGTGTCGCCGGAAGAGATGAAGGCGCCGCGCGATGGCGAGCGCGGGAAGCTTGGGGTGGCTTGA